The proteins below are encoded in one region of Sphingobacterium sp. R2:
- a CDS encoding DUF6493 family protein, with protein sequence MLKHLKYIDGASDKFWEIQTTGATHTVTYGRNGTAGQSKSKTFDSEEACLKDAEKLIAEKIKKGYSEDGAVGVDRGEKDSAVRPLSVASRRKEEALEALKLLIKEARIENIIPFLEEYANGNLEVLKKEIRAAKRYWVDYSDLSKDPEFKNKAQYNWGIRGTKAQQRTVKLLALATFSGSDAGSWDIFHELLNQAKSHDVMQILSYAKPNWLGSYLLQLVRKNDWQRITYDNLRLLEQMGHIDFEPELYASSISGFNNYESKSFFEQLTTDELTIQRDIPLVFAYETGIQNAYWNYDYHHAVNELLWDKVFDTLLANGKIDPELVITGALEAQTKNWNINLKSYFRKLIERMKLSEDKVIAYQQKFFPLLHAESSAVINFVVDYLKPFLSDKDFHLQEFLDWAESIFMRSDVKSSLKTLLIQFDKLLKQKPALRERFVLLAADLFMISDLQLQERASKFILKNQHEPLEALSDKLQLYQTQMMGTIAVDLKHLFQKEGYSEAEILAELSGHSAERYVYQPMEFRRLSEAYEYPKTWNELFFMVGEVIGGSDPIQVEILMNAWVQHTAVFPPDYQIQLEPYIKQLTGSYRESSWYNHFSGAFINMYYKPTEVYKDKDRYHNYSKWVNLMGSQLELLQRYRIDGIRLPLLSLPTHKPFWIAPNILVQRILAYQEAEVKINLLDLSIALSRTVREDLEGIEVLIKQIREQQLQDVISFALGLDSMKLQQQSWLKNLLSFKDSDQANWIGVWATVARTHHRDTHFQEFTKEPMADIPFAAEPFRPELKIEPTYYNGYNYTTKKSEKVYNGDKLTYPFPSYKQGAETFLYHKDIFSRANDTLLAYYLYRADVPFMHSLMPQNTESLSMFLTVGLNGKSDIGGKSSAAYLQEMLYDFFRFDQQSNLYLATSFFNKEKEVRAMAVEVILAAINENRLDTAQLGVQLGLMLGNGYGPIGRCVEVLEQCRDISSKHNNALLQLLEIAFIHYHIAEKMPTNFKKLVEYYYDLMNKEQYSFSAELQEVFGKLEIYKSLQPILKKIRK encoded by the coding sequence ATGTTAAAGCATTTAAAGTATATCGACGGCGCATCAGATAAATTTTGGGAAATTCAAACAACTGGGGCAACACATACCGTAACCTACGGTCGAAACGGAACGGCTGGACAAAGTAAAAGTAAAACATTCGACTCGGAAGAAGCCTGTCTAAAGGATGCCGAAAAGCTAATTGCTGAGAAGATAAAAAAGGGCTATTCTGAAGATGGTGCTGTAGGAGTCGATCGCGGTGAAAAAGACTCAGCTGTTCGACCGCTTTCGGTTGCTAGCCGACGGAAAGAAGAAGCGTTAGAGGCGCTGAAATTGCTTATCAAAGAGGCAAGGATTGAAAATATCATTCCATTTTTGGAAGAATACGCTAATGGCAACCTAGAAGTTTTAAAAAAAGAAATTCGTGCTGCCAAGCGCTACTGGGTTGATTATAGTGACCTCTCCAAAGATCCTGAATTTAAAAATAAGGCCCAATACAACTGGGGTATACGAGGTACGAAGGCACAGCAACGAACGGTGAAGTTGCTGGCTCTGGCCACATTTTCCGGCTCAGATGCAGGTAGCTGGGATATTTTTCATGAGCTTTTGAATCAAGCGAAGAGCCATGACGTGATGCAAATCCTAAGCTATGCCAAACCCAATTGGTTGGGCAGCTATTTATTGCAGTTAGTTCGTAAAAATGATTGGCAACGCATTACGTATGATAATCTTCGCTTACTAGAACAAATGGGACATATCGATTTTGAGCCAGAGCTCTATGCAAGCTCCATTTCTGGTTTTAATAATTATGAATCAAAAAGTTTTTTTGAACAACTCACAACCGATGAATTGACAATCCAAAGAGATATTCCACTAGTGTTTGCGTACGAGACAGGGATCCAAAATGCCTATTGGAATTATGATTATCATCATGCCGTCAATGAACTCTTATGGGATAAGGTGTTCGATACACTATTGGCCAATGGGAAAATTGATCCAGAACTCGTCATCACCGGAGCGCTTGAAGCTCAAACAAAAAACTGGAATATTAATCTAAAAAGCTATTTCAGAAAGCTTATTGAACGGATGAAGCTTTCTGAAGATAAAGTCATCGCATACCAGCAAAAATTCTTTCCCTTATTGCATGCTGAATCTAGCGCCGTGATCAATTTTGTAGTTGATTATCTGAAGCCATTCCTCTCGGATAAGGATTTTCATTTACAAGAGTTTTTGGATTGGGCAGAAAGTATCTTTATGCGGAGCGATGTTAAGTCAAGCCTGAAGACCCTTTTGATTCAATTTGATAAGCTATTGAAGCAAAAGCCAGCGTTGCGGGAGCGATTTGTTTTATTGGCTGCAGATTTATTTATGATTTCGGACCTACAGTTACAGGAAAGGGCAAGTAAGTTTATCTTAAAAAATCAGCATGAGCCACTGGAAGCGTTATCTGACAAGCTTCAATTATATCAAACGCAAATGATGGGAACAATAGCGGTTGACCTAAAGCATCTTTTTCAAAAAGAGGGTTATTCAGAAGCTGAAATCTTGGCTGAGCTGAGCGGTCATTCTGCCGAACGATATGTCTATCAGCCGATGGAATTTCGTCGCCTAAGCGAAGCTTATGAATACCCGAAGACCTGGAACGAATTGTTTTTCATGGTGGGTGAGGTTATCGGAGGTTCGGATCCTATTCAGGTGGAGATACTAATGAATGCGTGGGTGCAACACACTGCCGTTTTTCCTCCGGACTATCAAATACAACTCGAGCCTTACATTAAGCAGCTAACAGGATCTTATCGTGAATCATCTTGGTACAACCATTTCTCAGGCGCCTTTATAAACATGTATTATAAGCCGACTGAAGTATATAAGGATAAAGATCGTTACCACAATTACTCCAAATGGGTGAATCTGATGGGTAGCCAATTAGAGCTACTGCAACGCTATCGGATTGATGGTATTCGCTTACCGCTGCTGAGTCTGCCGACGCATAAGCCGTTTTGGATTGCGCCCAACATTCTCGTGCAGCGTATCTTGGCTTATCAGGAAGCAGAAGTGAAAATTAATTTATTAGACTTATCCATTGCGCTAAGCCGTACAGTTCGTGAAGATTTAGAGGGTATCGAAGTACTGATAAAGCAAATTAGGGAACAGCAACTCCAAGATGTGATCAGTTTTGCCTTAGGTCTGGATTCGATGAAACTTCAGCAACAGTCTTGGTTGAAGAATTTATTGTCTTTCAAAGATTCCGATCAGGCGAACTGGATTGGTGTGTGGGCAACTGTGGCCCGCACGCATCATCGCGATACTCATTTTCAAGAATTTACCAAAGAGCCTATGGCAGATATTCCCTTTGCTGCGGAACCATTTCGTCCCGAATTAAAAATAGAACCAACTTATTATAACGGTTACAATTACACGACCAAGAAATCGGAAAAGGTATACAATGGTGATAAGCTGACTTATCCTTTCCCGTCTTACAAACAGGGAGCTGAGACTTTTTTGTATCATAAAGATATTTTTAGTCGGGCCAATGATACGCTGTTGGCTTATTATTTGTATAGGGCGGATGTCCCTTTTATGCATAGCCTAATGCCGCAGAATACGGAAAGTCTTTCCATGTTTTTAACTGTGGGATTGAATGGTAAAAGTGATATTGGCGGAAAATCTTCGGCAGCTTATCTGCAGGAAATGTTGTACGATTTTTTCCGCTTTGATCAACAGTCTAATCTGTACCTGGCAACCTCGTTTTTCAATAAAGAGAAGGAAGTGCGTGCGATGGCGGTTGAAGTCATTTTGGCTGCAATTAACGAAAATAGATTGGACACCGCGCAGTTAGGTGTGCAACTTGGACTGATGCTCGGTAACGGCTATGGGCCGATTGGGCGATGCGTGGAAGTTCTGGAGCAATGTCGCGATATATCTTCGAAGCATAACAATGCTTTATTGCAGTTGCTGGAGATCGCTTTTATTCATTATCATATTGCCGAAAAGATGCCCACGAATTTTAAAAAGCTCGTCGAATACTATTACGATTTGATGAATAAGGAACAATACAGTTTTTCAGCTGAACTGCAAGAGGTTTTTGGGAAGCTGGAAATATACAAGAGTTTACAACCCATTTTGAAAAAAATAAGAAAATAA